In one window of Armatimonadota bacterium DNA:
- a CDS encoding (2Fe-2S) ferredoxin domain-containing protein — protein MKSLDELHRIREKAQQDLRIRDSKQRAKVIVAMGTCGIAAGAKSVLNAILDELDKRGIKDVLVVQAGCKGLCSQEPLVDVFRAGEPGVTYGYVTPERARTIVSQHLVNGNIVGEWVVTTTEA, from the coding sequence ATGAAGTCTCTTGATGAGCTACATAGAATTCGAGAAAAGGCCCAGCAAGATTTAAGAATTCGAGATAGCAAGCAGAGAGCAAAAGTTATAGTTGCTATGGGGACTTGCGGCATTGCAGCTGGCGCGAAAAGCGTATTAAATGCAATTTTGGACGAACTAGACAAGCGCGGAATCAAAGATGTATTGGTTGTCCAGGCTGGTTGCAAAGGCTTATGTTCGCAGGAACCATTAGTTGATGTTTTTAGAGCCGGCGAGCCGGGAGTTACTTATGGCTACGTAACTCCTGAAAGAGCGCGAACGATTGTTAGTCAGCACCTCGTAAATGGTAACATCGTCGGTGAATGGGTAGTCACAACGACCGAAGCCTAG
- a CDS encoding KGG domain-containing protein, whose amino-acid sequence MASSKRGFASMDPEKQREIASKGGKAAHAKGTAHEWTSHEARQAGRKGGLMSHGGGRKSSK is encoded by the coding sequence ATGGCTTCTTCCAAGCGTGGCTTTGCCTCGATGGATCCAGAGAAACAAAGGGAAATTGCTAGCAAAGGTGGCAAGGCTGCACATGCGAAGGGCACTGCCCATGAATGGACCAGCCATGAAGCTAGGCAAGCTGGACGCAAGGGTGGACTTATGAGCCATGGTGGCGGGCGTAAGAGTAGCAAATAG
- a CDS encoding ferrous iron transport protein A → MTLDQATTGSEVQIISVPNAVRSQLIRLGIAEGSRVVCIEKIPFGPVVLKSRRQEIAIGRDLARQIEVR, encoded by the coding sequence ATGACCCTTGATCAAGCAACAACTGGTTCGGAAGTACAGATTATCTCGGTTCCCAATGCCGTACGTTCACAACTCATTAGGCTGGGGATTGCCGAGGGAAGCCGCGTAGTATGCATTGAAAAAATCCCGTTTGGACCGGTAGTTTTGAAGTCGAGACGTCAAGAAATTGCAATTGGCAGAGACCTTGCTCGACAAATAGAGGTGAGGTAG
- the nuoE gene encoding NADH-quinone oxidoreductase subunit NuoE codes for MKSTQKSAERFSHVNLEDVKSIVAKHDAFRGNLLPILHEVQAKYGYLPESALEIIADELCIPVSEVYGTATFYTLFSIVPKGTHVIRVCNSAPCHIGGSKAILSAIKDELDIEPGEVTEDGHFSLELTSCLGVCGVGPVIMIDDDVYGNLTPEKIPEILARYRQEES; via the coding sequence TTGAAATCTACGCAAAAGTCTGCAGAGCGCTTTTCCCACGTAAACCTTGAAGATGTGAAGAGCATCGTCGCAAAGCACGATGCATTTAGAGGCAATCTACTGCCAATACTTCACGAAGTCCAGGCAAAATATGGCTATTTGCCAGAAAGTGCATTAGAAATAATTGCCGATGAACTTTGCATTCCTGTAAGCGAGGTATATGGTACGGCGACATTCTATACGTTGTTTTCCATAGTACCTAAAGGCACGCATGTAATCAGGGTATGCAATAGCGCTCCGTGCCATATTGGAGGGTCAAAAGCCATACTTTCGGCAATCAAGGATGAGCTTGATATTGAACCAGGAGAGGTGACAGAGGATGGTCATTTTTCCCTCGAACTAACAAGCTGTCTCGGTGTCTGTGGTGTTGGCCCAGTTATTATGATTGATGATGATGTTTACGGCAACCTGACACCTGAGAAGATACCGGAGATCCTTGCAAGATACAGGCAGGAGGAAAGCTAA
- a CDS encoding transcriptional repressor has translation MTDEEAKFRHFLREEGMKTTRERKLILEEVFRNHQHFEADDIVSGLRKRGKRVSRASVYRTLPLLVNSGLLREVDFGERHGHYEHVLGHGHHDHLICTACGRTFEFNDNTIEELQQKICEQYSFKAHTHELRIMGLCSECANS, from the coding sequence ATGACCGACGAAGAAGCAAAATTCAGACATTTCCTAAGAGAAGAGGGAATGAAGACAACCCGCGAACGCAAGCTAATCCTCGAAGAAGTTTTCAGAAACCATCAGCATTTTGAAGCAGATGATATTGTTTCTGGTCTTCGAAAACGTGGAAAACGCGTCTCACGTGCAAGTGTATATCGCACACTTCCTCTTCTCGTCAATAGCGGTTTACTTAGGGAGGTCGATTTTGGCGAAAGACATGGGCATTACGAGCACGTTCTTGGCCATGGTCATCATGACCATTTGATTTGCACAGCTTGTGGGCGAACTTTCGAGTTTAATGACAACACGATAGAAGAGCTTCAGCAGAAAATTTGTGAGCAATATTCGTTCAAAGCGCATACTCATGAACTTCGAATTATGGGCCTATGTTCTGAATGCGCGAATTCGTAA
- the feoB gene encoding ferrous iron transport protein B — protein MPPWARIEATTRKIALVGNPNVGKSVFFAYLTGVYAEVSNYPGTTIEIYTGRSGNNLIIDTPGIYSVSSWNDEERTARDIILQADIVINIVNALHLERDLFLTLQLADMGIPMIVALNFMDEVKEQGIKIDTEKMSKLLGVPVIPTIATRHVGLDKIRLSIDKACVGKSDPFVQKHAGKLNCSQREAVLILEGDEVISSRHGLSPGSLREDVYLRRRARANDIADQVVSETGPSRRFTHVLGRLMLNPLTGIPILMIVLFLVYQLIGVLIAQKLVGFTEKTVMQGYWEPAIRKIISYVLPANSPAWIILVGRFGILTTGITYLVGLLLPLVAGFYIVLSFLEDTGYLPRLAALTDRLLNWIGLNGRAIIPIILGFGCITMATITTRLLGTTREKTIATSILNFTIPCSAQLGVIAMLAARIGLIHTLVYIMVIGACFVAVGTILNHFLPGKSSPLIIDLPPVRLPKIENLIRKTWIRIVHFLLEAYPWFLIGSGLVGVLEATKLLKIWQRLLEPLTVAWLGLPKEAANAIVMGMIRRDLGAAGFASMPLTNNQTLVSLIVMTLFVPCVASMMILFKERGWGEAVAIWLGTFVASFLIGGLVASTMM, from the coding sequence ATGCCACCTTGGGCTCGAATAGAAGCCACAACGCGAAAAATTGCTCTTGTCGGCAATCCAAATGTAGGAAAATCGGTTTTCTTTGCTTATCTCACAGGCGTGTATGCTGAAGTCTCAAATTACCCAGGCACTACAATCGAAATCTATACTGGCCGCTCTGGAAACAACCTTATTATTGACACTCCTGGTATTTATAGCGTCTCCTCATGGAATGATGAAGAGCGAACTGCGCGTGATATTATCCTTCAGGCTGACATCGTTATAAACATCGTCAATGCCCTTCATCTAGAAAGAGACCTATTCCTCACTCTGCAGCTTGCTGATATGGGCATCCCAATGATTGTTGCCTTGAACTTTATGGATGAGGTAAAGGAACAAGGCATAAAAATTGATACAGAAAAAATGTCTAAACTCCTTGGCGTTCCCGTAATTCCGACAATTGCAACTAGACATGTAGGGCTCGACAAAATTCGCCTATCTATAGATAAGGCGTGTGTCGGAAAATCTGATCCTTTTGTACAGAAGCATGCTGGAAAACTAAACTGTTCTCAGCGAGAAGCGGTGTTAATATTAGAGGGCGACGAGGTAATATCCAGCCGCCATGGCTTATCACCAGGTTCACTCCGAGAAGATGTTTACCTTCGGAGACGGGCTCGTGCAAATGATATCGCCGACCAGGTGGTTAGTGAAACCGGACCCAGCCGTAGATTTACCCATGTTCTTGGCAGATTAATGCTGAACCCCTTAACGGGTATTCCAATTTTAATGATTGTTTTATTTCTTGTTTACCAGTTAATAGGTGTCCTAATTGCACAAAAGCTCGTCGGATTTACAGAGAAAACTGTAATGCAGGGATATTGGGAACCTGCCATCAGAAAGATTATTAGCTATGTTTTACCTGCTAATTCACCAGCGTGGATTATTCTTGTTGGACGTTTTGGAATATTGACAACAGGTATAACCTATTTGGTTGGTCTACTTCTGCCATTGGTCGCTGGGTTTTATATCGTTCTATCATTCCTTGAAGACACCGGATACTTACCAAGATTGGCGGCGCTAACTGACCGATTGCTCAATTGGATTGGACTAAATGGCCGCGCAATAATTCCAATTATCCTGGGATTTGGTTGCATTACAATGGCAACGATTACCACCCGACTTCTTGGAACAACGCGTGAAAAAACAATTGCAACCTCAATCCTAAATTTCACAATTCCTTGTTCAGCTCAGCTTGGCGTTATAGCTATGCTAGCCGCTAGGATTGGATTAATTCACACGCTAGTGTACATTATGGTAATTGGCGCATGCTTTGTTGCAGTAGGGACAATCCTCAACCACTTTTTACCTGGAAAATCGTCGCCACTTATCATAGACCTTCCACCAGTGAGACTTCCAAAGATTGAAAACTTAATAAGAAAAACATGGATTCGCATAGTTCATTTTTTGCTGGAAGCATACCCTTGGTTTCTAATTGGTTCGGGTCTTGTCGGAGTATTGGAAGCAACGAAATTGCTTAAAATATGGCAACGCCTACTCGAACCATTAACAGTTGCCTGGTTGGGGCTACCAAAAGAGGCGGCAAATGCCATAGTTATGGGAATGATTAGGCGTGACCTTGGAGCTGCTGGGTTTGCATCAATGCCCCTCACTAATAATCAAACCTTGGTATCGCTTATCGTGATGACTCTATTTGTTCCCTGCGTTGCCTCAATGATGATTCTCTTTAAGGAGCGAGGATGGGGCGAGGCGGTGGCAATCTGGCTTGGAACATTCGTTGCTTCCTTCCTTATCGGTGGGCTCGTGGCATCAACTATGATGTAA
- a CDS encoding [FeFe] hydrogenase, group A, producing the protein MGKKINMTINGQKVVAEEGMTILQAAQQAGIYIPTLCYHPDLSVEGVCRICVVEIEGQRLLCPSCAYPVSDGLNVNTHSPKVREARRMIVELLLANHPQECLTCSANQKCELQKFAKELGIQEVRFQGERHNHKKDESNPSIIRNPEKCILCKRCVRVCHEIQTVGALFAHNRGWHTEIGPPFNKELAEVVCVYCGQCIDRCPTGALKAKDPAHEIWQAIDDPNKFVIVQVAPAVRATIGEEFGMPPGSLVTGKMVTALRMLGYDKVFDTDFAADLTIMEEGHELIQRLKKGGTLPMITSCSPGWIKFIEHFYPDQLPHLSTCKSPQQMFGAIAKTYYAQKIGIDPAKMVVVSIMPCTAKKFEAERPEMHASGYKDVDYVLTTREAAGMIKEAGIDLPNLPDSEFDAPLGISTGAGVIFGATGGVMEAALRTAYEVITGKPLENIEITAVRGMEGVREATVDIDGVKVKAAVAHGLGNARKLLEQIKEGKSDHQFIEIMACPGGCLGGGGQPFPTSPEIRKARAEAIYLADRLMPIRKSHENPAIIELYETFLKEPLGEMSHKLLHTHYTRRDKKLAPKSKESKQQLTHST; encoded by the coding sequence ATGGGTAAGAAAATAAACATGACAATCAATGGCCAAAAGGTTGTGGCTGAAGAAGGAATGACTATTCTTCAAGCGGCGCAACAAGCGGGTATCTATATTCCTACTCTTTGCTATCATCCAGATTTAAGCGTAGAAGGTGTATGTAGAATCTGCGTTGTGGAAATAGAAGGCCAAAGGTTATTGTGCCCGTCGTGTGCATATCCAGTATCCGATGGTTTGAATGTCAACACACACTCTCCAAAAGTTCGAGAAGCGCGGCGCATGATAGTAGAACTTTTGCTAGCGAACCATCCGCAGGAATGCCTTACTTGTTCGGCAAACCAGAAATGTGAACTCCAGAAGTTTGCGAAAGAACTAGGAATTCAGGAGGTTCGTTTCCAAGGCGAGCGCCATAACCACAAAAAAGACGAATCAAATCCTTCGATAATTAGGAATCCTGAAAAGTGCATTCTCTGCAAGAGATGTGTTCGGGTATGCCATGAAATCCAAACTGTTGGCGCCCTTTTTGCCCACAACCGCGGCTGGCATACTGAAATTGGTCCTCCTTTCAATAAAGAACTAGCAGAGGTCGTTTGTGTTTATTGTGGTCAGTGCATTGACCGATGTCCAACCGGTGCACTGAAGGCCAAGGATCCGGCCCATGAAATTTGGCAAGCCATTGATGATCCTAATAAGTTTGTGATTGTGCAGGTTGCGCCGGCTGTTCGGGCAACAATTGGTGAAGAGTTCGGCATGCCGCCTGGTAGCTTGGTCACTGGCAAAATGGTAACAGCACTGCGCATGCTTGGATACGACAAGGTATTTGATACGGACTTTGCAGCTGACCTAACAATAATGGAGGAAGGCCATGAATTAATCCAGCGGTTGAAGAAAGGCGGAACTCTGCCAATGATTACCTCTTGTAGCCCAGGCTGGATTAAGTTCATTGAACATTTCTATCCCGATCAGCTACCACATCTTTCAACATGCAAATCGCCCCAGCAAATGTTTGGTGCGATAGCAAAGACATATTATGCACAAAAGATAGGCATCGATCCTGCAAAAATGGTTGTGGTTTCAATAATGCCTTGTACTGCAAAGAAATTTGAGGCTGAAAGGCCCGAGATGCATGCGAGTGGGTATAAAGACGTTGACTATGTGCTGACAACTCGTGAAGCAGCTGGAATGATCAAGGAGGCAGGTATAGATCTTCCAAACTTGCCTGATAGTGAGTTTGACGCACCTTTGGGTATATCTACTGGCGCCGGAGTAATTTTTGGAGCAACAGGAGGTGTTATGGAGGCGGCGCTGAGAACTGCATATGAAGTCATCACCGGCAAACCGTTGGAAAATATTGAAATTACGGCCGTTCGCGGAATGGAAGGTGTGCGAGAGGCAACGGTTGATATAGATGGGGTTAAAGTCAAGGCTGCAGTAGCGCACGGCCTAGGGAATGCTAGAAAGCTACTTGAACAAATAAAAGAGGGCAAATCGGACCATCAGTTCATAGAAATAATGGCGTGTCCTGGTGGTTGCCTTGGCGGTGGCGGTCAGCCATTCCCGACATCGCCTGAGATACGGAAAGCTCGGGCAGAGGCAATTTATCTTGCAGACCGCTTAATGCCGATTAGGAAATCTCATGAGAACCCGGCAATTATCGAGCTATACGAGACATTCCTTAAAGAGCCCTTAGGTGAAATGTCGCACAAGCTTCTGCATACTCACTATACTCGAAGGGACAAAAAGTTAGCACCTAAGAGTAAAGAATCTAAGCAGCAGTTAACTCATTCAACATAG
- a CDS encoding HD domain-containing protein produces MGQICLRDVKRDSRVRTYIEKANEQMAAIGYTEHGFRHAGIVAGVSRGIIRQLGNGSREAELAAIAGYLHDIGNVINRENHQETGAVLAESILNSLKMPPAEIAVIMGAIGNHEEDNGFPINKVTAAVIIGDKSDVHFSRVQNPNPQTFDIHDRVNHAVQKSYLRVDSENKIISLELTVDTTSISVTEYFEIFVLRMVMCRRAADVLGCKFKLVINGIDL; encoded by the coding sequence ATGGGGCAAATTTGCCTGCGGGACGTAAAGCGTGACTCGCGTGTTAGAACCTATATAGAGAAGGCAAACGAGCAAATGGCAGCAATAGGTTATACCGAACATGGTTTTCGGCACGCTGGCATCGTTGCAGGTGTATCACGAGGTATAATTCGTCAGCTTGGTAATGGCTCACGCGAAGCAGAACTAGCCGCAATAGCTGGTTATCTCCACGATATTGGAAATGTTATTAACCGCGAGAATCACCAAGAAACGGGAGCAGTTCTAGCAGAAAGCATCCTTAATTCCCTCAAAATGCCACCGGCAGAAATTGCGGTTATCATGGGAGCAATTGGCAATCATGAGGAAGATAATGGATTTCCGATAAACAAAGTCACCGCAGCTGTAATCATTGGCGACAAGTCCGATGTACACTTTTCTCGTGTGCAAAATCCAAATCCTCAGACATTCGATATTCACGACAGGGTAAACCATGCTGTACAAAAGTCATACTTGCGAGTTGATTCAGAAAACAAAATTATTAGCCTAGAATTAACGGTAGATACAACATCAATCAGCGTAACTGAATACTTCGAAATTTTTGTGCTTAGAATGGTTATGTGTCGGAGAGCGGCAGACGTGCTAGGCTGTAAGTTTAAGCTTGTGATTAATGGAATTGACCTATGA
- the tgt gene encoding tRNA guanosine(34) transglycosylase Tgt: MKKASGDFRFDVINKSTETAARLGKLQTPHGTVQTPVFMPVGTQATVKAMSQEELADLDFGIVLANTYHLYLHPGHELIRRAGGLHNFMSWNRTLLTDSGGFQVFSLSDLRRIGEEGVLFKSYIDGSEHFFTPENVMEIQGAIGADIIMAFDECPPYPSTYEYVREATRRTHDWAVRCKNNSPPGQALFGIVQGGIYRDLRSWSAEFISSLDFPGNAIGGVSVGEPKAAMYDIVGWTAPLLPEEKPRYLMGVGTPLDIIDFVIMGIDMFDCVLPTRLGRNGSMYTTYGRINIKNARFAQDFLPIDPECDCWACRNYTRAYLRHLYKSGEILAARLATYHNLYFYQRIIKGIQEAIKDDRVLDFRRKFIATYSAEGD; encoded by the coding sequence ATGAAAAAAGCTTCCGGGGATTTCCGGTTTGACGTAATTAATAAAAGCACTGAAACAGCAGCCAGACTGGGTAAACTTCAGACTCCACATGGCACTGTCCAAACTCCTGTGTTCATGCCCGTGGGCACTCAAGCCACCGTCAAAGCGATGAGCCAGGAGGAATTAGCCGACCTTGACTTCGGGATAGTCCTGGCGAACACATACCACTTATATCTTCATCCTGGGCACGAGCTAATTAGACGGGCCGGCGGTCTGCACAATTTCATGAGCTGGAATCGTACACTTCTCACGGACAGCGGAGGCTTTCAGGTTTTTAGCCTCAGCGACCTGCGCCGGATTGGAGAAGAAGGAGTTCTTTTCAAATCTTACATTGATGGGTCCGAACACTTTTTTACACCAGAAAACGTAATGGAGATTCAAGGCGCCATCGGTGCTGATATCATAATGGCATTCGACGAATGCCCTCCATATCCTAGCACATACGAATACGTTCGAGAAGCAACCAGGCGAACTCATGATTGGGCTGTTCGCTGCAAGAATAATTCTCCACCTGGGCAAGCTCTATTCGGCATAGTCCAAGGTGGCATATATCGCGACCTTAGGTCGTGGAGCGCAGAATTTATCTCATCACTCGACTTCCCAGGAAATGCCATCGGTGGAGTCTCTGTTGGAGAACCTAAGGCCGCCATGTATGACATAGTAGGGTGGACTGCTCCACTTTTGCCAGAAGAAAAACCAAGATATCTAATGGGAGTTGGAACTCCGTTAGATATAATTGATTTTGTGATAATGGGCATTGACATGTTTGACTGCGTTCTGCCCACCAGATTAGGACGAAACGGCTCAATGTACACTACTTATGGACGAATAAACATAAAAAATGCTAGGTTTGCCCAAGATTTTTTGCCAATTGACCCTGAGTGCGATTGCTGGGCTTGCCGAAACTATACAAGGGCTTATCTGCGTCATCTATATAAATCAGGCGAGATATTAGCAGCACGACTAGCAACTTATCATAATTTATACTTTTACCAACGTATAATAAAAGGAATTCAGGAAGCGATAAAGGATGATCGCGTGCTTGACTTTCGACGAAAGTTCATAGCAACTTATTCAGCAGAAGGTGATTAA
- a CDS encoding NAD(P)H-dependent oxidoreductase subunit E yields the protein MPFYRSHILICNATPCVLKGSRAVEAALKEEIRLNGLEDEIRVVETGCLGISECGPVIVIYPEGTIYCNLTPQDAGEIVREHLLNGRIVKRLLYRAPELVKKAFKAPEIPFVARQQRIVLRNAGVINPESIEEYIANNGYEALGKALTSMSPENVIEEVKKSNLRGRGGAAFPTGIKWEATRNATGQPKTVICNADEGEPGNFKDRLIMEGDPHSIIEAMIIAGYAVGANKGYIYVRGEYKQSIEKLNKAIEDAKQMNLLGENILNSGFNFDIEVFKGAGAYVCGEETALIESLEGRRGESMVKPPYPPTQGLWGAPTVINNVETLANIPQIILNGADWFNSIGTERSKGTKIFAPCGDVLQPGVIEVPFGTTMREILYEMAGGTKSGKDIKAVLIGGPSGICVGKESLDRRFAYEDLPPGAGALIVIDEDKCIVDLVHNCLEFFVHESCGQCIPCREGTKRMLEIASNWINGEGKPGDVELMQELANNLAVSSRCGLGQFAGTAFATSYKLFSDEYLAHVADRECPTGVCTMGNGKDGKDG from the coding sequence ATGCCATTCTACAGATCGCATATTTTAATTTGCAATGCTACTCCATGTGTACTTAAAGGAAGTAGAGCAGTTGAGGCTGCTCTCAAAGAGGAAATACGCTTAAACGGATTGGAAGACGAAATCCGCGTTGTAGAAACAGGTTGCCTCGGCATATCTGAGTGCGGACCAGTAATAGTCATCTATCCTGAGGGCACAATCTATTGCAATTTGACTCCTCAGGATGCAGGGGAAATAGTTAGGGAGCACCTTCTGAACGGCCGAATTGTTAAGAGATTGCTTTATCGCGCTCCAGAGTTGGTTAAGAAAGCCTTTAAAGCACCAGAGATACCCTTTGTAGCACGTCAGCAAAGGATAGTTCTTCGAAATGCTGGCGTTATAAACCCTGAATCAATTGAGGAATATATCGCAAATAATGGCTATGAGGCACTAGGCAAGGCGCTCACCTCAATGTCGCCCGAAAATGTCATAGAAGAAGTAAAGAAATCAAATCTTAGAGGCCGTGGGGGCGCGGCGTTTCCCACAGGAATCAAGTGGGAGGCAACGAGGAATGCAACCGGTCAGCCGAAGACCGTAATCTGCAATGCAGATGAGGGCGAGCCCGGAAACTTCAAAGACCGGCTAATAATGGAAGGCGACCCTCATAGCATAATTGAAGCGATGATAATTGCTGGATATGCTGTTGGTGCTAACAAAGGCTATATTTATGTGAGAGGCGAGTACAAGCAATCTATTGAAAAATTGAACAAGGCTATTGAAGATGCGAAACAAATGAACCTTCTTGGCGAAAACATCTTAAATAGCGGTTTCAATTTCGATATCGAAGTTTTCAAGGGTGCCGGCGCTTATGTTTGTGGAGAGGAAACAGCGCTCATTGAGTCGCTCGAAGGGCGGAGAGGTGAATCAATGGTAAAGCCACCTTATCCGCCGACCCAAGGACTTTGGGGAGCGCCTACGGTTATAAATAACGTTGAGACATTAGCCAATATACCTCAAATTATCTTAAATGGTGCCGATTGGTTTAACAGTATTGGCACGGAAAGAAGCAAAGGTACAAAGATATTCGCGCCGTGTGGCGATGTTCTCCAGCCTGGCGTCATCGAAGTTCCGTTTGGAACTACTATGCGAGAAATTCTTTACGAGATGGCTGGTGGAACTAAGTCTGGCAAGGACATCAAGGCTGTTTTAATTGGTGGGCCGTCAGGCATTTGTGTTGGTAAAGAGAGTCTCGACAGGCGTTTTGCATATGAAGATCTTCCTCCGGGTGCGGGCGCTCTTATTGTAATAGATGAAGACAAGTGCATTGTTGACCTTGTACACAACTGCCTAGAGTTTTTCGTTCATGAATCGTGTGGGCAGTGCATACCATGCCGCGAAGGCACGAAGCGAATGCTTGAAATTGCGAGCAATTGGATTAATGGTGAGGGAAAGCCTGGGGATGTAGAACTAATGCAAGAGCTTGCGAATAACCTAGCTGTTTCATCTAGGTGTGGGCTTGGCCAGTTCGCGGGAACGGCATTCGCAACTAGCTATAAATTGTTTAGCGATGAGTATCTTGCCCATGTAGCTGACCGAGAATGTCCAACCGGCGTATGCACAATGGGCAACGGAAAGGATGGAAAAGATGGGTAA